Genomic window (Ignavibacteriales bacterium):
ATCAAAACAAAAAACCCTCCGATATCGGAGGGTTTTTTTGTGCGGAAGGCGGGACTTGAACCCGCATGCCGTCGTGGCACCACCCCCTCAAGATGGCGTGTATACCAATTTCACCACTTCCGCAAAACGTCGATTGAAAAATAGGTTCTGAATACTAAAAAATCAATATTTATTTCTAACTGGGGTAATTATTATTAGAAAAAATCGGGATTTAAGAATAAGCACCAAATTAATATTTGCTAATCGGAATTTGGATCCCTTTTACGATGCTTAATGATCAGATCTCTTAATTCGCGCCTAAAGTTTCGTTCAAAAATTATAACTTTGGCTATTTCCTGTTGATTAAGAATATCGTTAAGAGAGATTATAAAATCGTTCTTTGCTTTCATTAGGGATTGTTCCATCATACCAATCTCATCAATTCTTTTCTTTAATGCCTGATCATTTTCTTCATTTATTGCTTTTTCAAGTTGATCCACCTTATCGTTTTTCTGCATTTCTAATTGGCGGATCTTATCAAGAAAATCTTTTCTTCTTGAAAAAAACTTTAGCATAATATCATCTTTCAGATTTAGTATTTCCATCAGCTTAATTTTTTCAAGTTCTTCAATTTTCCTTTGAGCACCCTCTGGAGGATCAAGGAATTTATGTCTTTGTCCAAAGGAATATCCGCCGACCATCCCAATAAAAAATAATATTATAATTACATTTTTCATTTTAGCTCCTAAAGCAACTTCTTTGTTACAATTGTATTGTAAATAGTTTCTACTTCTTCTGATGAAAGATTTTTAATTATTTCATCTTCATCAGTGTAATTCAATTTGGAATCCAGATTAATTTTATCAAACTCAATAGAATTGGAAATTTCTTTTTCAATTATCTCACTATTATTTGATTGCTTAACGAACTCTTCCTGTAAAATACCATTTTCATCTTCTATTAAATTAACAATTTCATCTTTTGAACTATCAGGTAGATTGTTGACAAGCTTGGAATATTCATTAGTACGATTTAAATAAAATACTAAGGAAATTATTACGGCTAATAATGGAACTGCATAAGCCAATTTTGGAAATATATTTCTACTTTTCCTTGTATCAATAGTTTTACGCATACGTGGTACGAGGTTAACAAAGTAGGTTGCATTAAATTCAATTTCATTTATCTTCTTTAGTTCATTTAACCTGTTTAAACAATGGTTAACATCCTTCTGAAGTAAAGAATCATTTTTCATCTCAGCTTCAAACTTTATTCTTTCCGCTTCAGAAAGTTGATCGGAGAGGTATTTAAGAATTCTTTCGTTCACTTTCATTTTAGTTCATCATCTCCAATACTTTATTTAGCGCATGAAAATAATTTGATTTAAGTCCACCAATGCTTTTACCAGAAATTTTGGAAATCTCTTCGTATGATAAACCATCAAAATGTCTTAGCATAAATACTTCTCTTTGTTTAACTGGAAGTTTTTGTAAAATCTTATCAAGTTCAGCCAACTTTTCTTTTGATTCAAGATTATTAAGAATGTTTTCATCACTACTAAGCGATTCGTAATCAGAATCATCCAGAAACAATATTTTTTTAATCCTTCGTTTATTAATTTGGTTTATACTTCTTGTGGAAGTAATTCTGAATATCCAGGTATACAGTGAAGAGTTAAACCTGAAATCCTTCAATTTATTATAGAGAACAATCAATACTTCTTGTGTAACCTCGTCGGCATCCAAATGATTTCCAACCATTCTTCGAGCATGCCAGTATATTTTCTGTTGATATTTTTGAGCGATAGTATTAAATGCTCTTTCATCACCAGAAACAAATGCTCGTACGTTTTCAAAGTCTTTATCTTCAATCATTCGTTTTAAATTACTTCAAATACTTGGACAATAATTTGTATAAAAGGGTTTAATACTTTTTTACAAACTTAATAGAAAGGATTAAAAAATCATAACAAAGATTATGCTGAAAGATTTTAAACCTTAAAAACTTTCCTATTGTCCAAATAACAAATTCACAGAAACATTATAAACAATAAAAGGAGCGTGAAAATGAAAAAGGTAATTTTGATTTTAGCCGTTACGATTGTAACATTTCTATCTACAAATATTACAGCGCAGCAGCATAAACGCGGTAAGGATTTACCTGGTGCAAAACATTTATTAAAAGAATTAAATCTAACCGATCAACAGAAGGATGATTTTGACAAACTAAGATCTGAACATCAGAAAAAAGCAATTGATCTAAAAGCTGAAATTCAAAAACTACATGTTGAAATGAAAGATCAATTACGCGAAAAAAATATTAACGAAGAGCAGATTTTATCTTTATCTAAAAAAGTTAGCGAACTGCAAGCGCAACTAAAGGAATCCGCTATTAAGATGTGGCTTCAATCGTATAAATTATTAGATGACAAACAGAAAGAAATGTGGAAACAGCAAGGACCTATGCTTGGTGAAAGAATGGGTATGATGAGACAAAAAGTAAAAGCACATATGATGGAAAAGGGAATGCCTGATTGTTGTGATCCAATGGAAGATTAATATTTGAAATTGTAATTACTTAAGGCGGGTTTTATACCCGCCTTTTTTTGCTCTATTAACTATATCAATGGATTTTATAAATCACCAATCAATGGTCTAACAACAATCTCCTCAGTAACAAGGTTTCTATCCTGTAAATAAATGGAAACAATCAAGCGTGCAATTTCTTCAGGCAACATCATCCTCTCTCCAAATTCTTCTATCACACTATTTGCCCACATACCTGTATTAGTAGCGCCCGGTAAAATATTTACAATTTTTATGTTGTAGTTCCTAACTTCTTCGCGTAGAACATTTGTATAGGCAAGCAATCCAGCTTTGGATGCAGAGTAAGCACTGCTTTGGGTGAATAGTTTTTCTGCAGCAACTGAAAGAATATTGATAATTGTTCCCTTTTTCTTTTCTATCATTTTCGGAAGTACCGTCTTTATACAAAAGATAGATCCCAGCAAATTTACTTCAACAATATCTTTTATTTCGCGGATTGAATTCTCTTCTACTTTTTTGAAAGATGTAATTCCCGCATTATTGATAAGACAATCAATAGGTCCTAATTCATAAATCTTTTTTACTGCTAATTCCACATTTGATGAAGATGCGATGTTACAAGGAACAACATTCACAGAAAGATTTTCTGCCGCAAGTTCCTTGTTGATTAATTCAAGCACTGAATGCCTGCGCGAAGAAACGACAACATTGCAGCCAATTCTTGCAAACTCCTTTGCTGTTTCTTTTCCTATTCCAGAACTGGCACCTGTTACCCAGATGTTACCTTTGGATTCTTTCATCAATACCTGTTTACGGAAATCAGATTTAGAAATTCACTTCTTGTTCTTGCATCATCCTTAAATAATCCGTGCATTGCACTTGCTGTGGCAATTGAATTCTGTTTTTCAACACCCCGCATCATCATACACATGTGCCTTGCTTCGGAAACAACACCTACACCTTTTGGCTGAAGATATTTTTCAATAGTATCAGCAATTTCCTGTGTCATTCTTTCCTGTACTTGTAAGCGCCTGGCAAATACATCTACAATTCTTGGTATTTTACTTAAGCCAACAATTTTACCATTTGGGATATAAGCGATATGTACTTTTCCAAAGAACGGCAGCAGATGATGTTCACACATACTAAAAAAATCCACATCTTTAACTATAACCATCTCATCATACTTTTCTTCGAATATCGCTCCATTAATTACTTTTTTTATATCCTGGTGGTAACCAGCAGTTAAAAACTCGTAAGCCTTTGCAACTCTGTGTGGGGTTCTTAATAATCCTTCTCGTTGCGGGTCTTCCCCAATTTCTTCAAGAAGCATTTTTACCTGTGCTTCAATTACATCAAGGTTAATTTTACTATTCTCCTTTGTATTCAACATAGTTGTTTTCCGTTTCAAATAATTTAATTGAATATAATTTTCCAGATGGTATTTTATTCGCCAACTCGTTCCAGATAGCTATTGCTAAATTTTCTGTGGTGGGAATTATATCTTTCATAAAATCAACATCAAAATTAAAATGGTGATGATCAACTTTATCTAAAATATTTTCCCTGATAATTTTTTTTAATAATTTAAGATCAAATACATAACCTGTTAATGGATTTAGATCACCAGCAACAACAACTTCAAGGGTGTAATTATGCCCGTGACCGTACTGGTTATTACACTTTCCATAAATTCTAACATTCTCTTCATTAGAGATTTTATCATTATTTAATCGATGTGATGCACTGAAAGTTTCTCTTCTGGTTACGTAAAGCATCTTTTTAGTTTCCGATTATTTGTAAAACTTCTTCAACGTGCCCATCAACTTTTACCTTTGAAAAAATCTTAATGATTTTTCCTTTTTCATCTATTATAAATGTTGTTCTTTCAATCCCCATATATTTTTTACCATACAAACTTTTCTCTTTCCAAACATCATACTTTGTAATAATATCTTTTTCAGGATCGCTTAGAAGAGTAAAAGGTAATTCATATTTATTGCTAAATCCTTTATGTGATTTTTCAGAATCAGCGCTTATACCAAGAATTACAGCATTTAATTTTTTAAAATTCGGAAATTGATCTCTGAATTCGCATGCTTCTTTAGTGCAGCCAGATGTGTTATCCTTTGGATAAAAATATAAAACTACTTTACTGCCGGCAAAATCCTTTAACGCAACTGGATTCCCGTCACTGTCTTTAGATGCAAATGTGGGAGCTGTATCCCCTTCTTGTAGCATATTGGTTTCCTTAATCTTGATAAACTATTAACAGAAAGCGTGAGGTCATAAGTTCCTTTTAATAAATATAAATTAAGTTTAGTGATTTAGATTGTTAAATAAGTTTGGGTTAATTTTTCTTAAGACAAAATATTAATAATAAACGAATTCTTCAAATACTTAACTTAGCTTTCTACCAATTTTAACCGTTACTTGAAATTCTATTTTTCCTTCCGATGTAACTCTGCCTCTTTCATCCAAAACATTAAACCAGGCTACTGGTTTTTCATGATTAGCTTCATAAACAGCTGTTTTAATTGCGTCAGAAACGCTATCCGTTGATATCCCGACTCGTTCAAGTATTTCAAAAGTCTTTGCCATTTTTTCTCCTAACTGGATTTAATTGAAAATTGAATTTAACCTACACAAAATTTAATATTATTTAATTCAATTTAAAAACTATACTTAATATAAATAAATTCCATTTTTATCAAAATTATTGTCTGGTAACTATTCTTATCCTACTTTTATATAGAACAAATCTAAACAAGAGTATTAAATGATCAATGCTTAAAGAAGCCGAACAAAAGTTTAAAAATTTTATTCGCAATAATCCAAAACTAAATAAAGTAATATCAGAAGTTGCTGACGAAAATGGATTTCAGTTTGCGGATTATTCATTAAATTTATTTGTAAAGTACAAAGATGTTAAAAAGTGTAAAAGATCAAACCCAAAGTGAATATTAGATAAATTTCAAAAAGAATGGGAAATCCTCTTCCCACTGCTGTGGTGAAAAGCCAAAACGTGGTTTATAAGTATGGGAATTATTATTTAGTCCGGCATCTTGTTTTTAGTTTTTTATATAGTAGGAATTCTAACACAATTTTTTGTATAATAAATAAAGCAGTTAGCTTTTAATTATTGTTTTTATAAATTTAATTCCAAGAGTAATGAATGAATAAATATCTTATTGCAGCAACTTTACTTTTTATCACTTATAATCTTTTTCCCCGATCAAAAGATGGAAAAGATTCGCTCCTATTTCCTGGAGAAAAAAATCTAAAAAATATCAGATTCCTTACACAAGATGGAGAAAATGCAGAAGCATATCTTTCATTTGATGAAAAGAAGCTGATCTTTCAATCAACACACGGCGGTTTGATGTGCGATCAGATTTTTTCCATGAATATTGATGGGAGCAACAAAAAAATGATTTCTACTGGAAAAGGTAAAACCACTTGCTCTTATTTTTTACCCGGTGATTCTACAATCCTTTATGCTTCTACACATCTTGCTGATGAGAACTGCCCGCAACCGCCAGATAGATCGAGAGGATATGTTTGGAAGCTGTACAATAGTTTTGATATTTTCTTTGCAAAGGCTGATGGAACCAATCTGAAAAGAATTACAGACTCAAATGGATACGATGCTGAAGCAACAGTTTCACCAAAAGGTGATAAAATTGTTTTTACTTCCACACGAGATGGCGACCCGGAAATTTACGTGATGGATATTGATGGAAAAAATCAAACAAGATTAACTTACCAAAAAGGTTATGATGGCGGCGCTTTCTTTTCACTTGATGGATCGAAAATTGTTTTTAGAGCAAGCCGCCCTAAAACAAAAACTGAACTGATTGATTATGAAGAGTTAGTTAAAGATGGAATGGTTCGTCCAACCGCGTTAGAAATTTATGTAATGGATGCTGATGGGAAAAATATTAAACAAGTTACAAATTTTAATAAAGCAAGCTTTGCACCATTCTTTCATCCTGATGGAAAGAGAATTATTTTTTCTTCCAACATAAACAGCGCTAAAGGTGCTATGAATTTTGACCTTTATATGGTAAATATAGACGGGACTAATTTGCAGCAAATTACTTTCAACGAAACGTTTGATGGTTTTC
Coding sequences:
- a CDS encoding periplasmic heavy metal sensor: MKKVILILAVTIVTFLSTNITAQQHKRGKDLPGAKHLLKELNLTDQQKDDFDKLRSEHQKKAIDLKAEIQKLHVEMKDQLREKNINEEQILSLSKKVSELQAQLKESAIKMWLQSYKLLDDKQKEMWKQQGPMLGERMGMMRQKVKAHMMEKGMPDCCDPMED
- a CDS encoding SDR family NAD(P)-dependent oxidoreductase, whose amino-acid sequence is MKESKGNIWVTGASSGIGKETAKEFARIGCNVVVSSRRHSVLELINKELAAENLSVNVVPCNIASSSNVELAVKKIYELGPIDCLINNAGITSFKKVEENSIREIKDIVEVNLLGSIFCIKTVLPKMIEKKKGTIINILSVAAEKLFTQSSAYSASKAGLLAYTNVLREEVRNYNIKIVNILPGATNTGMWANSVIEEFGERMMLPEEIARLIVSIYLQDRNLVTEEIVVRPLIGDL
- a CDS encoding RNA polymerase sigma factor yields the protein MIEDKDFENVRAFVSGDERAFNTIAQKYQQKIYWHARRMVGNHLDADEVTQEVLIVLYNKLKDFRFNSSLYTWIFRITSTRSINQINKRRIKKILFLDDSDYESLSSDENILNNLESKEKLAELDKILQKLPVKQREVFMLRHFDGLSYEEISKISGKSIGGLKSNYFHALNKVLEMMN
- a CDS encoding dodecin domain-containing protein produces the protein MAKTFEILERVGISTDSVSDAIKTAVYEANHEKPVAWFNVLDERGRVTSEGKIEFQVTVKIGRKLS
- a CDS encoding 6-carboxytetrahydropterin synthase — translated: MLYVTRRETFSASHRLNNDKISNEENVRIYGKCNNQYGHGHNYTLEVVVAGDLNPLTGYVFDLKLLKKIIRENILDKVDHHHFNFDVDFMKDIIPTTENLAIAIWNELANKIPSGKLYSIKLFETENNYVEYKGE
- the bcp gene encoding thioredoxin-dependent thiol peroxidase; amino-acid sequence: MLQEGDTAPTFASKDSDGNPVALKDFAGSKVVLYFYPKDNTSGCTKEACEFRDQFPNFKKLNAVILGISADSEKSHKGFSNKYELPFTLLSDPEKDIITKYDVWKEKSLYGKKYMGIERTTFIIDEKGKIIKIFSKVKVDGHVEEVLQIIGN
- the folE gene encoding GTP cyclohydrolase I FolE; the encoded protein is MLNTKENSKINLDVIEAQVKMLLEEIGEDPQREGLLRTPHRVAKAYEFLTAGYHQDIKKVINGAIFEEKYDEMVIVKDVDFFSMCEHHLLPFFGKVHIAYIPNGKIVGLSKIPRIVDVFARRLQVQERMTQEIADTIEKYLQPKGVGVVSEARHMCMMMRGVEKQNSIATASAMHGLFKDDARTRSEFLNLISVNRY